Genomic window (Enterobacteriaceae bacterium 4M9):
CGCGTCGATTTTTGTGGCGGAATATTCCCCGGATCGTAAACGCGGCTTTATGGGCAGCTGGCTGGACTTTGGCTCGATTGCGGGTTTTGTGCTGGGCGCGGGCGTAGTGGTGCTGCTTTCTACTCTCCTGGGTGAGGCGAACTTCCTCGAATGGGGCTGGCGTATTCCGTTCTTCCTGGCGCTCCCGCTGGGTGTCGTCGGGCTTTATCTGCGCCACGCGCTGGAAGAGACCCCGGCGTTCCAGCAGCACGTCGATAAGCTGGAGCAGGGCGACCGCGAAGGCTTACAGGATGGCCCTAAAGTCTCCTTTAAAGAGATTGCCACCAAACACTGGCGCAGTCTGCTGGCTTGTATCGGCCTGGTCATTGCCACCAACGTGACCTATTACATGCTGCTGACCTACATGCCGAGCTATCTGTCGCACAACCTGCACTACTCGGAAGACCACGGCGTACTCATTATCATCGCTATCATGATTGGTATGCTGTTTGTGCAGCCCGTAATGGGGCTTTTGAGTGACCGCTTCGGTCGCCGCCCGTTCATTATTTGCGGCAGTGTGGCGTTAATTCTGTTTGCCGTACCGGCCTTTAAGTTGATTAACAGCGACGTTATCGGCCTGATTTTTGCCGGTCTGCTGATTCTTGCAGTGATCCTTAACTCGTTCACCGGGGTCATGGCCGCCTCGCTGCCGGCGATGTTCCCGACCCACATTCGCTACAGTGCGCTGGCCAGTGCCTTTAACATCTCGGTACTGATTGCTGGTCTGACACCAACGCTTGCAGCATGGCTGGTGGAGAGCACACAGAACCTGATGATGCCAGGCTACTACCTGATGGTGATTGGTGTGATTGGCCTGATTACCGGTCTGTACATGAAAGAGACGGCCAACAAACCGCTCAAGGGAGCCACCCCTGCGGCATCAGACATCAATGAAGCGCGTGAAATCCTGCGTGAACATCACGACAACATTGAGCACAAAATTGAAGACCTTGATCGCGAAATTGCCGAGCTGGAAGCGAAGCGTAGAACGCTGGTAGACCAGCATCCGCGTATCAACGAGTAACCTGCCTTATTGCCCCGCCGTCCGGCGGGGCAACGCTATCGAATTCGGGTGTGCGCAAACTTGTCGCGAATGACGCCGTCGTAGAAACGGCCTTTTGAGACAACGGAAAGGAATGTGCGAAATAAATGCTCTGGCACGCCGCGATAGCGATAAACACTCCCTTCTTTGAACGCAATTTCAAGTTCAGCGGTGGCCGGGTCGTAGCCAATAGTAGCAATACGCGATGAGGTGACCGGGTGTTGAATCATGGCGTCTCCAGGCCACAGGCAAAAAGGAAGGCTCACCATAACGATACGCAACACTGGCGTACTGGCGCAACGTGAACCTGGAAAATTCACGCAAATTTCTGGCGCAGCTCGTCCTGAGGTTTACACTCTGAGTCTTATCTTTGGGAGGCTGGGTATGAAAGATTATCTCATCGTCGCTATGCTGACCGTTGTGGCAGGCTGGCGCTGGAGTTTACCGGTGATGGGTTTTTTTTGCGTCTGGAGCTTCTGGCGCCGTCGGTTGGTGCTGGGGTGCCTGAGTGCAGGACTTTTTATCTGGACGGCGGTGGCAGCCTGGCAGTTTGAAAAATATATGTAAGTGCCGCCGTAGCGGCACTGTCTACGCTTAATGAAGACCCAGACGAATCAGCTCAACGGGTTCGAACTGGCCGTCGCAGCCTGACACTTCCACGGTTTTTGTACGGCGCAATTGTTGTGCGCTTATGCCGTCGCCGTGGATGGCAGTGATAACGCCTGTCTGGCGCGAACCGTTCACCATTACCCGGCTGCCGGTGGTGATAGGGTTGCGGTTACGATCGTAAGTCATCATGGTAGTTTCTCCTCTGAATGGGGTAAAGCGCGTGAGGTGACCCCTATTTTGCGACTATTGGCACGGTAAATTTTGATCGCGATCACATGAAAACCAATTGTGTGATGAATGAGCCTGAGGCGGGATTTGGACAATAGCGCATTGCACTTGTTCTGATGGTGGCTGACGACAGGGGCTCTTATGATTATGCAAGGACGAGTGAGAGAGTAAAAATCCATGTTAAAGATGATGTTGGTTACCGCCCGCGACAGAGCGCGCCTGAGTGAGATTACCGCCGTGCTGGTGCGCTATGGTCTTCAGGATATCGTGCGGCTGCTGGGGTTGGCCCAGCTGGTGAATCGCCTTTCTGGTCGACGCGAAGAATATGAAAAACAGACCATGCCGGAGCGCCTGCGTCAGGCGCTGGAGGAGCTGGGACCCACATTTGTCAAACTCGGGCAGATTCTGGCGACGCGTACCGACCTGCTTGACCCAATGTGGACCGACGAGCTGGAAAAACTGCACAGCAATGCCACCACGTTGCCCTGGGAGGCGCTGGCCGGGCGCATTCATGCCGAGCTTGGTGATGCGCCGGAAAACGTCTTTGCTGAATTTTATCCTGAACCCATTGCCGCTGCGTCAATGGCGCAGGTGTATCGCGCCAGGCTACACGGTGGTGAAGATGTCATTATCAAGGTGCTGCGTCCAGGGCTTGAGAAAACCATCCGCGCCGACCTGCGACTTTTGACCTTTCTGGCTGAATCGCTGGAAGAGCAGAGCGAAACGCTGGCGCGCTATCATCCGCGCCGGGTCGTTCTGGCGCTGGCCACCGCACTTAACCATGAACTGGATTTAACACAAGAGGCACACAACTGCGAGTTAGTGGCGCAGAACTTTGCCGACCAGCCGCAGGTGAAAATACCGAAAATCTACTGGCAGTGGACCACGCCGCACCTGTTAGTGCAGGAGTTCTTGCCTGGCGTGACGCCAGAAAGCCCCCAGCAGTTGGCGGCAGAGGGTTTTGACGGGCCGACGCTGGCACGCGAAGGGGCAAAGGCCTTTATGCAGATGGTACTCGAACACTGCCTTTATCACGCCGATCCGCATCCAGGCAACGTCATGGCGCTGGTGGGTAACCGGGTGGCGTTTATCGATTTTGGAATGGTGGGACGCCTGAGCGAACGGCGACGTAACCAGTTGCTGCTGATGCTTGAGGCCCTCTCGCGCCGCCAGAGCGATGGCATCGTCAATGCGCTGATTGAATGGTCTGGCGATGAGGCTATTGATGTAACGCGCTTTGAGCTGGCGGCACAAAACTTCCTCGACAAGCAGGGCTCGGCACCAATGCAGTTGGGTAAAGCGTTGGTGGATTTGCTGGCGATGGTGCGCGAGTTTCAGCTTTCGCTGCCAAGCGACTTAACGCTGTTATTTAAGGCGCTTATCACTGCCGATGGTGTATTGCATCGCCTCGACCCGCAGTTTGATATTGTTGCCACACTGCGCCCGATGCTCACCCGTGTGCTGCTGCGCCGTTACCGGCCTATTGCCTCACGCCGACGTATGCTGGCGCTTGGTGCACAGGCGCTGGATGCGGGTGAGGAATTGCCACAAACGCTACGCCTGATGCTGCGCCGCCTCAAGCAGGGCAAACTGCGTGCGACGCTGGAAATCAACAACATGAGTCACCTGAGCCGGGCGCTGGAGCGTTCGGCTGTCACACTGGCGATAGCGGTAGTGACTGCGGCAATCGCGTTAGGCATTACGCCCTGGCTCATGGCAAGTAGCTGGCGCATCTGGGGTATTCCGGTGTTTCCGGTTCTGGGACTACTGTCGTGTGGGGCGGGGGTGTTTTTGCTGGCATTGCGGCTGCGACGTTAGCGCGGCAGCCGCAACCTCAATCAGGCTTTTTTATCGGCTTTTTCTGCGAGAATACGCAGATATTCGTTATTTTTAAACGCAATCATGATGAGTTCGAAAGACACGCGGCACATCACCAGCGCGAATACGGTGCCTAAAATACCGGCGAAAATATTGCCCTGAATAGTGCCAACAATGCCGCCCAGTAGAATGAGCACCATGGCAATCCAGTAAAAGATAACCAGTAGTTTTGGGGTAATAAGGGTGTCGAATCCCAGAAGTGATTTCATCGTCAATCTCCATATTAGTTGTGAGGCGGGAAGTGTAACAGAATGTATCATTCCTGAGAAAACAATAATGAAATACCCGGATGCCGATTTTGTTTAGCATTTGTTGATATCTGTTGCGATAGAGTCAACAACGTAAACAATAATGCCTGTAACAGGGCGTAAAATAATCAATACCGCCTGATTCTGGCGACGCAGGTGCGAGTTTGACCTTGTGTTGAGCCGCCGTAACCGCCAGAAAATCAGGGCTATCCATGCAAGCAATTTAAACCGTCAGGCAGGCTGGCGGTTTTTTTTTGCCACAATATCGCAGGCATAAAAAAGCCCGCTTACACGACCCGTGCAGCGGGCTACTCACTGGGTACAGGAAATAGAATTAATCGTCCCATTTATGGCTCATGTAAGCGGCGATAAATCCCGCAAAAACGATTGTTCCCAGTACCGCCATAAAAACATGCATATCACCGATCATAATGATACCTCCGGGATAATGGATAACCGCTTCTCACCATGATATTCAACGCTATGGCGAGTGTGTTTCACGGATTATTAACAATGTGAATATACGCTGGCAGGTGAATGCTGAGTACCAGACCAGGTGGTAAGACTTGTGGATATCGCCATTCAGGTTCTTTGTTAGCGCAAGAGCAGTATAAAAGATGGCGACTTAAATCGGCGTCGAATTATGTCAAGTTATCATAATGTTAATGTGAAATTCTTTCCGTAACCGCCTGGCCGTCCCCTGGGATGGGAATAAACGGCGATTTTGTGCAGTAAAGCGCCTGAAGTTACCTGCGTACGCAGGCGCTCCCTGCCTGTGGCCGTGGAATTAACGTAGCAGGAAGTGCCGGTCGGGTTGCATTTTGGCAGGAACGTTTTCAGCACCTACCATTTCACGCAGATCGATCTCCAGGTTGTTGCACAGGGCATCAAGCGGCAAGTCGTTATCTTCGGTGCCAAACGGATCTTCAAGCTCCTCGGCCAGGGTATCCAGCGAGATAAAGGTGTATGAGATAAACACCGACACAAACGGCGTCATGTAATGCAAATCGCCCACCAGCGCAAACGGGAGCATGATGCAAAAGCAGTACACGGTGCGGTGCAGGATCAGCGAATAGGCAAAGGGCAGCGGAGTGGTGGCGATGCGCTCACAGCCTGCGAGCAGCGCCGACAGCTCGTTAAGCTGATTGTTGAGGCTTGCCCACAGCAGGTCTGAAAGTTCCCCCTGCGCGCGGCGCTGTGCCAGCCACTCACCCATCAGCATCAGAATGGCGTTGCAAGGCGAATGTGCCTGTGCGACCTGTGCGGCGGTGTCTTTTGCCAGCCATTTCTCCAGCGTTTCCTGGACCGGGCGACGGCGTAGCGTCAGGCGCAGACAGTGGCTGAACGCCACCTGCAAATTTACCAGCACATCCCGTTCACTCAGCCGCAGGCTGCTGGTCTCACGCAGTAGCGAACGGTTGCTTATCATCAGCTGGCCCCACAGGATGCGCGCTTCATTAAAGCGCGCATAGCTCGCACTGTTGCGAAACCCCAGGAAAATAGCAATGGCGACACCCAGAATGCTAAACGGTGCCACAGTGAGGCGAATACCGAGCGTTTCATACCAGGGCAGAAAGAAAATCACCGCGATAGAAAGTAAAAAATTAAGCAGCAGGCGAGTATAGATTTTTGCCAGCACCGAACCGTGCCAGACAAACAAGCGGCGCAGCCAGTGCTCATGGGGACGTACAATCATGTCATCACATTTTTTTAACTAAAACGCAACGCATTAAACGCCATTGGCCGCTGGCCCGCAACCGCAAACTCAGACTTTTTTGCAATATGAATGTTTTTCATGGTCGATGAATTTTCCTCGTTTGCCGGTGCGGTGATGTCCGTGCGATCCTCATGTTATTCAGCCATCCAGATGGCTATTTAATTTATCAGCCGCACTATCACCTGGCGAAACTGCCGGGCATCAGCAGGAGAAAGAGAATGCAACGACAGCAGGCACCGTTTCGCGCCGACGTAGTGGGCAGTTTTTTACGCCCTGACAGTATCAAACAGGCCCGCGCGCAGTTTGCCGCCGGAGAGATTGACGCCGGACAACTGCGTCAGGTGGAAAACGCGGCTATCCGCGAGGCGGTGGCACTGCAGTGCGACTGTGGTTTGCATGTAGTGACCGATGGCGAATTTCGCCGTGCGTGGTGGCATTTCGATTTCTTCGACGGTTTGCAGGGCGTGGAGCGTTACGAAGCAGAGCAGGGCATTCAGTTTAATGGGGTACAGACCCGGGCGCACAGTGTTCGCGTGATTGGCAAACTGGGTTTTGGTAGTCACCCTATGCTTGAGGATTTCCGCTATCTGAAAAGCATCAGCGGCAGTGCGGTGGCAAAAATGACCATCCCCAGCCCCAGTGTGCTGCATTTTCGCGGCGGGCGTAGCGCGATTGATAAAAGTGTTTATCCGGATCTGAACGACTACTTTAACGACCTGGCGCAGACCTGGCGTGATGCCATTGCCGCATTTTACGCCGCAGGCTGCCGCTATCTGCAACTGGATGACACGGTCTGGGCCTATCTGTGCTCTGACGAACAGCGCCAACAGATTCGCGAGCGCGGTGACGACCCGGACGAACTGGCACAAACCTATGCCCGCGTGCTTAACCAGGCGCTGGAAGGTAAGCCGGACGATCTGACCATCGGGCTGCACGTGTGCCGCGGCAACTTCCGTTCAACCTGGATTTCAGAAGGCGGCTATGAGCCGGTGGCCGAGGTGCTGTTTGGCCGCGTCAACGTTGACGCTTTCTTCCTTGAGTACGACAACGATCGTTCCGGGGATTTCGCGCCGCTGCGCCACGTGCGTGCGGGCAAGCAGCAGGTGGTGCTGGGACTTATCACGACCAAAAATGGCGAGCTGGAAAATCCGCAGGGAGTGAAGGCCCGTTTGCAGGAAGCGTCGCAGTATGTGGACCTGAGCCAGATTTGCCTCAGCCCGCAGTGTGGGTTTGCCTCAACGGAAGAGGGCAATAGCCTGAGCGCGGCCCAGCAATGGGACAAGGTGCGCCTGGTCACGCAAATCGCCAGTGAAGTCTGGTAATTAATGTTCTTCAGCCGTGCGGGCTGTAGCAAACGGCCCGCAGCGCATTCCCATCAGCATGGTGCCATAAGCGCAACCGGTCACCACAATCAGCGACGCAAACAGCGTCCACGGCGGTAACCAGGTCAGTACATAACCGGTGAGTAGCGGGTTCAGCGCGCCGCCAAGCGTGCCCAGCGTCTGGGCCGAAAAGTAACTCGCCTTCAGTCCTGGCGGTGCGATATGGTCAAGCAGCATGTACTCTCCGGGGGCGTAAATCAGCTCACCGAGCGTAAACACAGCCGCAGCCAGTCCCCACAGCCAGAGGTTGCTCCCGGCAACCATAAAACCCAGCAGCCCAGTGGCAAAAAACAGCGAACCGTACAGCATCAGACGCCGCAGGTTATCCGGGCGCACGCGCTTGCCGACCTGGTATTGCAACAGCACTACGACGACCGCATTTACCGGCAGCACTACCGCGACGATTTGCTGTGCCAACTGGGCATCACCGATGGCTAACGCATACTGCGACAGACAGGTGACAAACGCGCCAAATACCAGCTGCCCAAGAAAGGTCGAAAGCGTAAACCAGCGCAGCGCGTTGTCGCGCAGCAGTGAGGCCGGTGACCAGGCAATATGCGCGTTTTGCCTCACCGGTGCCAGCGGCTGCACATAGCGGCCCACCAGCCACAGGGGCGGCACCGCACTCAGCGCTGCCAGCCAGAACGGTAGGTTCAGGCTGTACATTAAAAACCAGGTGCCAAGCGGTGGGCCAAGCGTCCAGCCAATGTTGATAAAGGTATAGTTGAGGGAGAAGATGCGCGGTTTTTCATACACCGGCAGCGTGTCGGCGAAATAGCTTTTCAGCACGGTGGAAAACACCGAATAGGCGCAGTTAATGACCGAGAAAAATGCCACTACCGCCAGCGGATGGTTAAGCAACGGGATGGCGATAAACCCCGAGAAAAACAGCGCGAGCGCGGCCAGCATATAGCGGCGTTTATCGAATTTATCCGCCAGCATGCCGAAAAACAGGCTGAACAGTACGCCGGTGGTGAGCGCGCCAGACATGGCAATCCCTACCTGGTGCACGTCCATTGCAAACTGGCGCGTCAGGTAAATCGTCATAAACGGCAGCGTCATGCCACGGCCTACGGTCAATAACAGGGAAGCCACCAGCAGTGCAGCGGTGGAAGTGTTTTTTATTTTTAACATTTTATTATCGCATTGCGTGAAGCGGTGTCCTGCCGGTAAGCCTTCGACGTTACACCAAAATAATCGCTATCTCATCAGCGCTTATGAAAATTTTCTTCTGGTTGAGTGCGTGCTCAGGGCGTAAGTTATGTTAACAAAATGAAAAAAGGAGTTGGGTATGACGCGCAAAGACGGACTGCTGGCAATGCTGGTGGTTCTGGTATGGGGAGTGAATTTTGTTGTCATTAAAATGGGGCTACATGCCATGCCGCCGCTGCTGCTGGCAGGACTGCGTTTTGTGCTGGTGGCGTTTCCGGCACTGTTCTTTGTTGCACGCCCGCGGGTGCCGTTGCGTCTGTTGCTGGGCTATGGGCTGACTATCAGCTTTGGTCAGTTTGCATTTTTGTTTTGTGCACTCAAGTTTGGTATGCCCGCCGGGCTTGCCTCGCTGGTACTCCAGGCGCAGGCTTTTTTCACTATTGTGCTGGGGGCAATGGCGTTCAGCGAGCGGCTTACGCGTCAGCACGTGGCGGGTATCACGCTTGCCGTATTGGGCGTTGTGTTGCTGGCGCAAAGTAGTATGCAGGGCCAGAACGTGGCACTGACGGGGTTTATGCTGACGCTGGCGGCGGCATTTTGCTGGGCCTGCGGCAACATCTTTAATAAAAAGCTGATGCAGGTGCAGCCACAGCCTGCGGTGATGTCGCTGGTGGTGTGGAGTGCGTTGATTCCCATTGCGCCTTTCCTGCTGGCAAGTCTGCTGTTTGACGGTGCGGATGTGATGGTGCAAAGCCTGCGTAACATTGATATGACCACCGTGCTGTCGTTGGTTTATCTCGCTTATGTGGCGACAATTATTGGCTACGGTATCTGGGGGACGTTGCTTGGGCGTTATGAAACCTGGCGAGTGGCGCCATTGTCGCTTCTGGTGCCGGTCGTCGGGCTTATCAGTGCTGCGTTGCTACTTGATGAAGCGCTGACGCCGCTGCAACTGTGCGGGGCGCTGCTGGTGATGGCGGGGCTGTGTGTCAATATTCTGGGGGGCAGGATCGTGCGGCTCATTCGCGGGGCGCCTCAGCCGTAGATTTTCCGGGCAGGCCGAAGTCTGCCCGCGGAAAAGGACTAGCGAATGTTGTAATAGGGCGAGCCAAGCGTTTCTGATTTATCGCTGCCATTACCCAGGTGGTTAAAATCCCACGCAGGTGCGTTGTCGGCAGGCTGAATGACAGTCACGTCGTGGGTACTGTCGCCGGGGTTAGCCGGTGCAGTGGCAGCCTGGGCAGTGGCACAAAGCAGTGTCAGTAGCGCAGCACTGACCATGAAGCGTTTCATGTTTTCCTCGATACGTCCGGGGACGCGTAGACAGGGCGGTTTGCGGGCAAGATTGCCGTCAGCATGGCGCCCGGAAACAGTCAGCTGTTATAGCTGTGACTGTTATAATTATTCAGCGGCATCAGATACTTTGTCTCACCTGGCATATTGGTCACGCGGTACTTATGCGGCGGGACGGAGAAGTAGTTCTTGAATGTGCGCGTCAGCGTTTGCTGTGATTCAAAACCAAAGCGTTCGGCCAGGTAGAGAATCGGCTCGTTACTGTGTCGGAGTTGTTGCGCGATTTCAGTCAGCTTACGGTTACGAATGTACTGACCCAGCGACAGTCCGGTTTCTTTTTTGAACATCCGCTGTAAATGCCATTTTGAATAACCCGAACGTTCAGAAACCTTATCCAGCGACAGTGGGGATTCGAGATTTTCCTCAATCCAATCCAAAATGCTGTGAATCGTTACTGCGTCATTGTTACGTCTGGACATCGTCTCACCTCACCTCATTTCATTTTTCTTCTACTACGGCAGAACCTTCCTGAGCAGGTTTTCCAGGAGGTCGACTTCTTCAGCCGTCAGATTTTTTGTTAATTCCTGATGCAGGTTGTGCCCTACAAGGCAACGGCAACGTTCGCACAGCTCGCTCCCTTCAGCAGTGAGGCGGATATGGACGCCGCGCTTGTCATTGGGATTCGGCAGCCGTTCAATCCAGCCTCTACAGACCAGGCGGTCAAGCATGCGCGTTAGCGCACCGAGATCGACTGACAGTATTTTTCTCAACTCCACGGGCGTAATGCAGGTAGCGCAGTGTATAGAGCAAAGCACCTTAAACTGCTGCGCGGTGATGTCCAGTGGAGAGAGATGTTCATTAAGCAAGCGGTCCTTGTGCTGGTTGACCAGGTAAATCAGGCGGCCCAGCGGGATTATCTGATTAAACAGATCGCTCGTTTCAGTCAAAATGGTTGCCCAGGCAAGTAGATTAATTACGCGAGATATTATTTTGCGCGTAATCATCTGTCAATGAGAACTCTGATGCAGATCACACTATTTGCTAAATTGCTAATGAAACATTGCGGGATGTGTCTGATTGTGATTGGCGTGGTGTGGTTGCTACCGACCGGTAAGTCGTTGAAAATTCCTTACAGAGAGAAACTGTAACCGCAGCGGGATTCTTTTTATACTCAGCCCTCTGTCGCCGCGTGGGGCGCAGCATAAAGGAGAGAGGATGCTGGATTTAGTTAAGGCTGTCGGTCTGGGTTTAGTGGTGTTGCTGCCGCTGGCGAACCCGTTAACGACGGTAGCGCTGTTCCTGGGGCTTGCGGGTGATATGAACAATGCCGAGCGCAACCGTCAGTCGCTGATGGCGTCGGTGTGCGTTTTTGCCATTATGATGGTGGCCTGGTATGCCGGGCAACTGGTGATGAGCACGTTCGGTATTTCGATTCCCGGGCTGCGCATTGCCGGTGGTTTGATTGTGGCGTTTATTGGTTTTCGAATGCTGTTCCCACAGCAAAAGGCGCATGACTCGCCGGAGGCGAGGAGTAAATCCGAAGAACTGGGCCAGGAGCCGGGCGCGAATATCGCCTTTGTGCCGCTCGCAATGCCGAGCACCGCAGGTCCAGGCACCATTGCGATGATAATCAGCTCTGCGGCGACGGTCAAAACCAGTGCGACTTTCGCACCGTGGGTTATTGCGCTGGCGCCGTCGCTGACGTTTTTGCTGGTAAGCGTCATTCTCTGGGGGTGCCTGCGTAGCTCAGGAGCGATTATGCGTCTGGTCGGCAAGGGCGGCATTGAGGCGATTTCTCGCCTGATGGGCTTCCTGCTGGTGTGTATGGGCGTGCAGTTCATCATCAACGGCGTGCTGGAAATTGTGGCGACGTATCATTAATACAGTGATTCAGACGCTATACCGTAACCGGGCAATCTTCACCGATATTCAGGAAACAAAAAGGGCGCCAGTGGCTCCCTTTTTGATGTCAGTATTTTACTTACTGCTCAGGCTGTTCTTCGAGCGCAACTGGCCAGCGGCGGAAAACCACCACCGATAACGCCAGTGCCGCCAGCGCAGGAATGGCACCCACATAGCCAATGTCGGCCATCGACATATGCAGGCTAACTTTATTACCCAGTAGTGCGCCCGCGCCAATGCCGATGTTAAAGATGCCGGAAAACAGGGCCATTGCCACATCGGTGGCATCCGGGGCTAGCGCCAGCGTTTTCACCTGTAGCCCTAACGCAATGACCATCATCGCCATGCCCCAGAACAGGCTCATTACTATCAGCATCGATGCACTGTGCGAGATGGGATAGAGCAGCAGCAGACAGGCGAGGATTATCGCTATCGCACCGCTGACCAGCGTGGAGGCATACTGGTTACCCAGTTTGCTGAACAGTACGCTGCCGATAATGCCTGCGCCACCAAGCACCAGCAACATCAGCGTGGCGAACCCGGCGCTGAAGCCTGCCACCTGCATGACAAACGGCTCAACGTAGCTGTAGGCGGTGTAATGGGCAGTGACCACCACAGCCACCAGAACATAAATACTTAACAGCGCCGGGCGGCGTGCCA
Coding sequences:
- a CDS encoding MFS transporter, translating into MLKIKNTSTAALLVASLLLTVGRGMTLPFMTIYLTRQFAMDVHQVGIAMSGALTTGVLFSLFFGMLADKFDKRRYMLAALALFFSGFIAIPLLNHPLAVVAFFSVINCAYSVFSTVLKSYFADTLPVYEKPRIFSLNYTFINIGWTLGPPLGTWFLMYSLNLPFWLAALSAVPPLWLVGRYVQPLAPVRQNAHIAWSPASLLRDNALRWFTLSTFLGQLVFGAFVTCLSQYALAIGDAQLAQQIVAVVLPVNAVVVVLLQYQVGKRVRPDNLRRLMLYGSLFFATGLLGFMVAGSNLWLWGLAAAVFTLGELIYAPGEYMLLDHIAPPGLKASYFSAQTLGTLGGALNPLLTGYVLTWLPPWTLFASLIVVTGCAYGTMLMGMRCGPFATARTAEEH
- the marB gene encoding multiple antibiotic resistance regulatory protein MarB — encoded protein: MKRFMVSAALLTLLCATAQAATAPANPGDSTHDVTVIQPADNAPAWDFNHLGNGSDKSETLGSPYYNIR
- the eamA gene encoding O-acetylserine/cysteine exporter, which translates into the protein MTRKDGLLAMLVVLVWGVNFVVIKMGLHAMPPLLLAGLRFVLVAFPALFFVARPRVPLRLLLGYGLTISFGQFAFLFCALKFGMPAGLASLVLQAQAFFTIVLGAMAFSERLTRQHVAGITLAVLGVVLLAQSSMQGQNVALTGFMLTLAAAFCWACGNIFNKKLMQVQPQPAVMSLVVWSALIPIAPFLLASLLFDGADVMVQSLRNIDMTTVLSLVYLAYVATIIGYGIWGTLLGRYETWRVAPLSLLVPVVGLISAALLLDEALTPLQLCGALLVMAGLCVNILGGRIVRLIRGAPQP
- the proP gene encoding glycine betaine/L-proline transporter ProP; translated protein: MKLRRKKVKPITLSDVTIIDDSKLRKAITGASLGNAMEWFDFGVYGFVAYALGKVFFPGADPSVQMIAALGTFSVPFLIRPLGGVFFGMLGDKYGRQRILAITIVIMSISTFCIGLIPSYETIGIWAPVLLLLCKMAQGFSVGGEYTGASIFVAEYSPDRKRGFMGSWLDFGSIAGFVLGAGVVVLLSTLLGEANFLEWGWRIPFFLALPLGVVGLYLRHALEETPAFQQHVDKLEQGDREGLQDGPKVSFKEIATKHWRSLLACIGLVIATNVTYYMLLTYMPSYLSHNLHYSEDHGVLIIIAIMIGMLFVQPVMGLLSDRFGRRPFIICGSVALILFAVPAFKLINSDVIGLIFAGLLILAVILNSFTGVMAASLPAMFPTHIRYSALASAFNISVLIAGLTPTLAAWLVESTQNLMMPGYYLMVIGVIGLITGLYMKETANKPLKGATPAASDINEAREILREHHDNIEHKIEDLDREIAELEAKRRTLVDQHPRINE
- a CDS encoding DUF4282 domain-containing protein yields the protein MKSLLGFDTLITPKLLVIFYWIAMVLILLGGIVGTIQGNIFAGILGTVFALVMCRVSFELIMIAFKNNEYLRILAEKADKKA
- the marR gene encoding multiple antibiotic resistance transcriptional regulator MarR, with the protein product MTETSDLFNQIIPLGRLIYLVNQHKDRLLNEHLSPLDITAQQFKVLCSIHCATCITPVELRKILSVDLGALTRMLDRLVCRGWIERLPNPNDKRGVHIRLTAEGSELCERCRCLVGHNLHQELTKNLTAEEVDLLENLLRKVLP
- the marA gene encoding MDR efflux pump AcrAB transcriptional activator MarA: MSRRNNDAVTIHSILDWIEENLESPLSLDKVSERSGYSKWHLQRMFKKETGLSLGQYIRNRKLTEIAQQLRHSNEPILYLAERFGFESQQTLTRTFKNYFSVPPHKYRVTNMPGETKYLMPLNNYNSHSYNS
- a CDS encoding AarF/ABC1/UbiB kinase family protein → MLKMMLVTARDRARLSEITAVLVRYGLQDIVRLLGLAQLVNRLSGRREEYEKQTMPERLRQALEELGPTFVKLGQILATRTDLLDPMWTDELEKLHSNATTLPWEALAGRIHAELGDAPENVFAEFYPEPIAAASMAQVYRARLHGGEDVIIKVLRPGLEKTIRADLRLLTFLAESLEEQSETLARYHPRRVVLALATALNHELDLTQEAHNCELVAQNFADQPQVKIPKIYWQWTTPHLLVQEFLPGVTPESPQQLAAEGFDGPTLAREGAKAFMQMVLEHCLYHADPHPGNVMALVGNRVAFIDFGMVGRLSERRRNQLLLMLEALSRRQSDGIVNALIEWSGDEAIDVTRFELAAQNFLDKQGSAPMQLGKALVDLLAMVREFQLSLPSDLTLLFKALITADGVLHRLDPQFDIVATLRPMLTRVLLRRYRPIASRRRMLALGAQALDAGEELPQTLRLMLRRLKQGKLRATLEINNMSHLSRALERSAVTLAIAVVTAAIALGITPWLMASSWRIWGIPVFPVLGLLSCGAGVFLLALRLRR
- a CDS encoding cobalamin-independent methionine synthase II family protein — encoded protein: MQRQQAPFRADVVGSFLRPDSIKQARAQFAAGEIDAGQLRQVENAAIREAVALQCDCGLHVVTDGEFRRAWWHFDFFDGLQGVERYEAEQGIQFNGVQTRAHSVRVIGKLGFGSHPMLEDFRYLKSISGSAVAKMTIPSPSVLHFRGGRSAIDKSVYPDLNDYFNDLAQTWRDAIAAFYAAGCRYLQLDDTVWAYLCSDEQRQQIRERGDDPDELAQTYARVLNQALEGKPDDLTIGLHVCRGNFRSTWISEGGYEPVAEVLFGRVNVDAFFLEYDNDRSGDFAPLRHVRAGKQQVVLGLITTKNGELENPQGVKARLQEASQYVDLSQICLSPQCGFASTEEGNSLSAAQQWDKVRLVTQIASEVW
- the mgtS gene encoding protein MgtS, producing MIGDMHVFMAVLGTIVFAGFIAAYMSHKWDD
- a CDS encoding MarC family NAAT transporter codes for the protein MLDLVKAVGLGLVVLLPLANPLTTVALFLGLAGDMNNAERNRQSLMASVCVFAIMMVAWYAGQLVMSTFGISIPGLRIAGGLIVAFIGFRMLFPQQKAHDSPEARSKSEELGQEPGANIAFVPLAMPSTAGPGTIAMIISSAATVKTSATFAPWVIALAPSLTFLLVSVILWGCLRSSGAIMRLVGKGGIEAISRLMGFLLVCMGVQFIINGVLEIVATYH
- a CDS encoding KTSC domain-containing protein, which produces MIQHPVTSSRIATIGYDPATAELEIAFKEGSVYRYRGVPEHLFRTFLSVVSKGRFYDGVIRDKFAHTRIR
- the ydfZ gene encoding putative selenium delivery protein YdfZ, giving the protein MMTYDRNRNPITTGSRVMVNGSRQTGVITAIHGDGISAQQLRRTKTVEVSGCDGQFEPVELIRLGLH